Proteins encoded by one window of Mesorhizobium sp. INR15:
- a CDS encoding branched-chain amino acid ABC transporter permease: MTDASLTRWKVETRTRSSSVFAIVAALIILLAFAAPLFASRSVLQDLFFILTMLVLAQNWNLLAGYAGLVSVGQQAFVGFGAYAMFALVILAGLDPLPSILLAGVAGALLAVPTAFFLFRLQGAYFAIGSWVIAEVVRLALAQWKMLGGGTGTSLPREATRDMWGLKPIGDLFGVKSSGASDILTYWLALLLAIVTIGLVYRLLRSKQGLGLAAVRDNQEAARSVGVDARRMKTLVYLAAGFGTGLCGALIYVQKARISPDAAFSVVDFTAYVIFIVVIGGIGTIEGPVVGVIVFFVLRNILADYGSWYLLILGLIGIAIMLFAPRGLWGLFAERTGIQLFPIRRRLTGGPVSSSKSDPSKGGPHG, translated from the coding sequence ATGACCGACGCCTCGCTCACACGCTGGAAGGTTGAAACGCGGACACGATCCTCGTCCGTGTTCGCCATCGTCGCCGCGCTCATCATCCTGCTCGCCTTCGCCGCCCCCCTCTTCGCCTCACGCAGCGTGCTGCAGGACCTGTTCTTCATCCTGACCATGCTGGTGCTGGCGCAGAACTGGAACCTGCTCGCGGGCTACGCCGGGCTGGTCTCGGTCGGCCAGCAGGCCTTTGTCGGCTTTGGCGCCTACGCGATGTTCGCGCTTGTCATCCTTGCTGGCCTTGACCCGTTGCCGTCGATCCTGCTGGCCGGTGTCGCCGGCGCCTTACTGGCCGTGCCCACCGCCTTCTTCCTGTTTCGCTTGCAGGGCGCCTATTTCGCTATCGGCAGCTGGGTCATCGCCGAAGTCGTGCGGTTGGCATTGGCGCAATGGAAGATGCTGGGCGGCGGCACAGGCACTTCACTGCCGCGCGAGGCGACACGCGACATGTGGGGCCTGAAGCCGATCGGCGATCTCTTCGGCGTCAAATCGTCCGGCGCTAGCGACATCCTCACCTACTGGCTGGCACTGCTGCTCGCCATCGTCACCATCGGCCTCGTCTATCGCCTGCTGCGCTCGAAACAGGGGCTGGGCCTGGCCGCCGTGCGCGACAACCAGGAAGCCGCGCGCTCGGTGGGCGTCGACGCGCGCCGCATGAAGACGCTGGTCTATCTCGCCGCCGGCTTTGGCACCGGCCTCTGTGGCGCCCTCATCTATGTGCAGAAGGCGCGCATCTCGCCGGACGCCGCTTTCTCGGTCGTCGACTTCACCGCCTATGTCATCTTCATCGTCGTCATCGGCGGCATCGGCACCATCGAAGGCCCGGTCGTCGGTGTCATCGTGTTCTTCGTCCTGCGCAACATCCTGGCCGATTACGGCTCCTGGTATCTGCTGATCCTCGGCCTGATCGGCATTGCCATCATGCTGTTTGCACCGCGCGGCCTGTGGGGCTTGTTCGCCGAGCGCACCGGCATCCAGCTGTTTCCCATCCGTCGCCGGCTGACCGGCGGACCTGTATCGTCAAGCAAATCAGATCCATCCAAGGGAGGGCCGCATGGCTGA
- a CDS encoding branched-chain amino acid ABC transporter permease, whose amino-acid sequence MAWLDTIIQGILLGGLYALFAAGLSLVFGIMRLVNLAHGDLIVLAAFLILVLVSALGLNPFIAALVAMPLMFAIGWGLQFFLLNRTLGTDILPPLLVTFGLSIVIQNGLLEGFTADSRRISVGGLESASIALGPINVGVMPLLTLASAIAVIVGLNQLFYRTSLGRAFRATSDDPVTAGLMGIQPKRIFATATGIAMVVVTIAALYLGTRANFDPTIGPARLIYAFEAVIIGGLGSLWGTLFGGIVIGIAQTFGAAINPEWQILAGHLAFLVVLLVRPRGLFPRAVD is encoded by the coding sequence ATGGCGTGGCTCGACACCATCATCCAGGGCATTTTGCTTGGCGGTCTCTACGCGCTGTTCGCTGCCGGGCTCAGCCTCGTCTTCGGCATCATGCGACTGGTCAACCTGGCGCATGGTGACCTTATCGTGCTCGCCGCCTTCCTGATCCTTGTGCTGGTCTCCGCCTTGGGCCTCAATCCCTTCATCGCCGCGCTGGTGGCCATGCCGCTGATGTTCGCCATCGGCTGGGGGCTGCAGTTCTTCCTGCTGAACCGGACGCTGGGCACCGACATCCTGCCGCCGCTGCTTGTCACCTTCGGCCTCTCGATCGTCATCCAGAATGGCTTGCTCGAAGGCTTTACCGCCGACAGCCGCCGCATCTCCGTCGGCGGGCTGGAATCCGCTTCGATTGCGCTCGGGCCGATCAATGTCGGGGTCATGCCGCTGCTGACGCTCGCTTCGGCCATCGCGGTGATCGTCGGCCTCAACCAGCTTTTCTACCGCACATCGCTTGGCCGCGCCTTCCGCGCCACGTCGGATGACCCGGTCACCGCGGGATTGATGGGCATTCAGCCGAAGCGGATTTTTGCGACCGCCACTGGCATTGCCATGGTGGTTGTGACGATCGCCGCGCTCTATCTCGGCACACGCGCCAATTTCGATCCGACCATCGGTCCGGCTCGGCTGATCTATGCTTTCGAGGCCGTCATCATCGGTGGCCTCGGCTCGCTGTGGGGCACGCTGTTCGGCGGCATCGTCATCGGCATCGCCCAGACCTTCGGTGCGGCCATCAATCCGGAATGGCAGATCCTGGCCGGGCATCTGGCCTTCCTTGTGGTGCTGCTGGTCAGGCCACGCGGGCTCTTTCCGCGTGCGGTGGATTGA
- a CDS encoding ABC transporter ATP-binding protein: protein MALLETHGLIARYGDFQALFGVDIALDEGETVAIIGANGAGKTTLMRSIAGVLVNRPEAVLFDGEKIGALPAPDIVARGIAMVPEGRKLFPSLSVEENLLIGRYGRAVDGHWDLQTVYELFPVLKERRANPGTALSGGQQQMVAIGRALMSNPRVLLCDEISLGLAPVVIKDIYAAFPRIRAAGASIIMVEQDIGQALKAANRVYCMMEGRITLSGAPSELTREAIHAAYFGVA from the coding sequence ATGGCGCTGCTTGAAACCCATGGCCTCATTGCACGCTACGGCGACTTCCAGGCGCTGTTCGGTGTCGACATCGCGCTGGACGAAGGCGAGACCGTCGCCATCATCGGCGCCAACGGTGCCGGCAAGACGACGCTCATGCGCTCCATTGCCGGCGTGCTGGTCAACCGACCGGAAGCCGTGCTGTTCGATGGCGAGAAGATCGGCGCTTTGCCGGCGCCCGACATCGTCGCGCGAGGCATCGCCATGGTTCCAGAGGGGCGAAAACTGTTCCCCTCGCTCAGCGTCGAGGAAAACCTGTTGATCGGCCGCTATGGCCGCGCGGTCGACGGTCATTGGGACCTCCAGACCGTCTATGAGCTGTTCCCGGTTCTGAAGGAACGCCGCGCCAATCCGGGCACCGCGCTATCCGGCGGCCAGCAGCAGATGGTGGCGATCGGCCGGGCGCTGATGTCCAATCCGCGCGTGCTGTTGTGCGACGAGATCAGCCTTGGCCTCGCCCCGGTGGTGATCAAGGATATCTACGCCGCCTTCCCGCGCATCCGCGCTGCCGGCGCCTCCATCATCATGGTCGAGCAGGACATCGGCCAGGCGCTGAAAGCAGCGAACCGCGTCTACTGCATGATGGAAGGCCGCATCACGCTTTCAGGCGCGCCGTCGGAGCTGACGCGCGAGGCCATTCACGCCGCCTATTTCGGAGTGGCCTGA
- a CDS encoding ABC transporter ATP-binding protein, with the protein MAILALSNVSKRFGALTVADAVSFELRQGEALGIIGPNGAGKSTLFNLITGNISVDAGTIVFDDRDVTRLPPMQRCFAGVGRSFQIPQPFGNLTVFENLLVAAAFGARRAEAEVGDRCAEILVETGLIDRANHPAGGLSLLQRKRLELARALATEPRLLLLDEIAGGLTEGECRMLVDTIRAIHRGGMSIIWIEHVLHALNSVVERLLVLDFGKVIGIGAPEAIMASREVREIYLGIEV; encoded by the coding sequence ATGGCCATCCTCGCGCTCTCCAATGTCTCGAAACGCTTCGGCGCCCTGACCGTCGCCGACGCGGTTTCATTCGAGCTGCGGCAGGGCGAGGCACTTGGTATCATCGGTCCGAACGGCGCCGGCAAGTCGACGCTGTTCAACCTGATCACCGGCAACATCTCTGTTGACGCCGGCACAATCGTCTTCGATGACCGAGATGTGACCAGGCTGCCGCCGATGCAACGTTGTTTTGCCGGCGTCGGCCGCTCGTTCCAGATCCCGCAGCCGTTCGGGAACCTGACCGTGTTCGAGAACCTTCTGGTCGCCGCCGCCTTCGGCGCGCGCAGGGCCGAGGCCGAGGTCGGCGACCGCTGTGCTGAAATCCTGGTCGAGACCGGCCTGATCGACCGCGCCAACCATCCTGCCGGAGGCTTGAGCCTGCTGCAGCGCAAGCGGCTGGAATTGGCGCGGGCGCTGGCGACCGAACCAAGGCTGCTGCTCCTCGACGAGATCGCCGGCGGCCTCACCGAAGGCGAATGCCGGATGCTGGTCGACACCATCCGCGCCATTCACAGGGGCGGCATGTCGATCATCTGGATCGAACACGTCCTGCATGCGCTGAATTCCGTCGTCGAGCGCCTCCTCGTCCTCGATTTCGGCAAAGTCATCGGCATCGGCGCACCGGAGGCGATCATGGCGTCGAGGGAGGTCCGCGAAATCTATCTCGGGATTGAAGTCTGA